In Janthinobacterium sp. 67, a genomic segment contains:
- the xylF gene encoding D-xylose ABC transporter substrate-binding protein, protein MTAMLALSSSAALADAKNPKIGFSIDDLRVERWTRDRDFFIAAAEKQGAKVFVQSADASEQRQISQIENLISRGVDVLVIVPFNATVLNNTVKEAKKAGIKVLSYDRLILNADIDAYISFDNEKVGEMQAEGVTKLQPKGNYYLLGGSPTDNNAKMLREGQMKVLKPFIDKGDIKIVGQQWVKDWSATEALSIVENALTANGNKIDAIVASNDGTAGGAIQALAAQKLAGKVPVSGQDADLAAVKRVIAGTQSMTVYKPLKTIASEAAKLAVQLARNEKPAYNSSYENGLKKVSTVLLKPTPLTKANVNILVDDGFYTKAQLGN, encoded by the coding sequence ATGACCGCCATGCTGGCATTGAGCAGCAGCGCCGCCCTGGCCGATGCGAAAAACCCGAAAATCGGCTTCTCCATCGACGATTTGCGCGTGGAACGCTGGACGCGCGACCGCGACTTCTTCATCGCCGCCGCCGAAAAGCAGGGTGCCAAGGTCTTCGTGCAGTCGGCCGACGCCAGCGAGCAGCGCCAGATTTCGCAGATCGAAAACCTGATCTCGCGCGGCGTGGACGTGCTGGTGATCGTGCCGTTCAACGCGACGGTGCTCAATAACACCGTCAAGGAAGCGAAAAAGGCCGGCATCAAGGTGCTGTCGTATGACCGCCTGATCCTGAACGCCGATATCGACGCGTATATCTCGTTCGACAACGAGAAAGTGGGCGAGATGCAGGCCGAAGGCGTGACCAAGCTGCAACCGAAGGGCAATTACTACCTGCTGGGCGGCTCGCCGACCGACAACAACGCCAAGATGCTGCGCGAAGGCCAGATGAAGGTATTGAAACCGTTCATCGACAAGGGCGACATCAAGATCGTCGGCCAGCAATGGGTGAAGGACTGGAGCGCCACCGAAGCGCTGTCCATCGTGGAAAACGCGCTGACGGCCAACGGCAACAAGATCGACGCCATCGTCGCCTCGAACGACGGCACGGCCGGCGGCGCCATCCAGGCTTTGGCTGCGCAAAAACTGGCCGGCAAGGTGCCGGTCTCGGGCCAGGACGCCGATCTGGCGGCCGTGAAACGCGTCATCGCCGGCACGCAATCGATGACCGTCTACAAACCGTTGAAAACCATCGCATCGGAAGCGGCCAAGCTGGCCGTGCAACTGGCGCGCAATGAAAAGCCGGCCTACAACTCCAGCTATGAAAACGGCCTGAAAAAGGTCAGCACGGTGCTGCTGAAGCCAACGCCGCTGACCAAGGCGAATGTGAACATTCTCGTTGATGACGGTTTTTATACCAAGGCGCAGCTGGGTAATTGA
- the xylG gene encoding D-xylose ABC transporter ATP-binding protein, with protein MSDYLLEMKGIVKQFGGVRALDGIDLQVRAGECIGLCGENGAGKSTLMKVLSGVYPHGTWDGEILWEGQPLRAQSIRDTEDAGIIIIHQELMLVPQLSVAENIFMGRELTLPGGRMHYAAMYKRADELLRELKIPELNVAQPVMNYGGGHQQLVEIAKALNKNARLLILDEPSSSLTASEIAVLLDILRALKAKGVTCIYISHKLDEVAAICDTIVVIRDGKHIATTPMAQMNVERIIAQMVGREMSQLYPQRVQPAAIGEVLFEARHVTCIDADNPQRKRVDDVSFTLRKGEILGIAGLVGAGRTELVSALFGAYQGPCQAEVWLDGRRIDTGSPQKAIAMGLAMVPEDRKHHGIVPDLDVGQNITLAVLEEFARATRIDGEAELTAVRGEIAQLELKAASPSLPITSLSGGNQQKAVLAKMLLTRPRVLILDEPTRGVDVGAKYEIYKLMLALADRGVAIIMVSSELAEVLGVSDRVLVMGEGRLRGDFINDGLSQETVLAAALDQRPAPAANTANKEPAA; from the coding sequence ATGTCCGACTATCTGCTTGAAATGAAAGGCATCGTCAAACAGTTTGGCGGTGTCCGCGCGCTTGACGGCATCGACCTGCAGGTGCGGGCCGGCGAGTGCATCGGCCTGTGCGGCGAGAATGGCGCCGGCAAGTCGACCCTGATGAAGGTGCTGTCCGGCGTGTACCCGCACGGCACCTGGGATGGCGAGATCCTGTGGGAGGGCCAGCCCCTGCGCGCGCAATCGATCCGCGACACGGAAGACGCGGGCATCATCATCATTCACCAGGAGCTGATGCTGGTGCCGCAGCTGTCCGTGGCCGAGAATATCTTCATGGGCCGCGAGCTGACCCTGCCCGGCGGGCGCATGCATTACGCGGCCATGTACAAGCGCGCCGACGAACTGCTGCGCGAACTGAAAATTCCCGAACTGAACGTGGCGCAGCCCGTGATGAATTACGGCGGCGGCCACCAGCAGCTGGTGGAAATCGCCAAGGCGCTCAACAAGAATGCGCGCCTGCTGATCCTCGACGAGCCGTCGTCGTCGCTGACGGCGTCGGAAATCGCCGTGCTGCTCGATATCCTGCGCGCGCTGAAAGCCAAGGGCGTCACCTGCATCTACATTTCGCACAAGCTCGATGAAGTGGCGGCCATCTGCGACACCATCGTCGTCATCCGCGACGGCAAGCATATCGCCACCACGCCGATGGCGCAGATGAACGTCGAGCGCATCATCGCGCAGATGGTGGGCCGCGAAATGAGCCAGCTGTATCCGCAGCGCGTGCAGCCGGCGGCCATCGGCGAAGTGCTGTTCGAGGCGCGCCACGTGACCTGCATCGACGCCGACAACCCGCAGCGCAAGCGGGTCGACGATGTGTCGTTCACCCTGCGCAAGGGCGAGATCCTCGGCATCGCCGGCCTGGTGGGGGCGGGGCGCACGGAGCTCGTCTCGGCCCTGTTCGGCGCCTACCAGGGGCCGTGCCAGGCCGAAGTGTGGCTCGATGGCCGCCGCATCGATACGGGCTCGCCGCAAAAGGCCATTGCCATGGGCCTGGCCATGGTGCCGGAAGACCGCAAGCACCACGGCATCGTGCCCGACCTCGACGTGGGGCAGAACATCACGCTGGCCGTGCTGGAGGAATTCGCGCGCGCCACGCGCATCGATGGCGAGGCGGAATTGACGGCCGTGCGCGGCGAGATCGCCCAGCTGGAACTGAAGGCGGCCAGCCCGTCACTGCCCATCACGAGCCTGTCGGGCGGCAACCAGCAAAAGGCCGTGCTGGCCAAGATGCTGCTGACGCGCCCGCGCGTGCTGATCCTCGACGAGCCCACGCGCGGCGTCGACGTGGGCGCCAAATATGAAATTTACAAACTGATGCTGGCGCTGGCCGACCGTGGCGTGGCCATCATCATGGTCTCGTCGGAACTGGCCGAAGTGCTGGGCGTGTCCGACCGCGTTCTGGTGATGGGCGAAGGCCGCCTGCGCGGCGACTTTATCAACGATGGCCTGAGCCAGGAAACCGTGCTGGCGGCCGCGCTCGACCAGCGCCCGGCACCCGCCGCCAACACCGCAAACAAGGAACCCGCAGCATGA
- a CDS encoding sugar ABC transporter permease, with amino-acid sequence MKPHSIKQLFTQYKMLALLIAVALIWAFFSWKTEGSFLTPRNLSNLLRQMSVTGILACGMVLVIIAGEIDLSIGSLLGLLGGIAAVLDVTQHWPLALNLAAVLGCGLVIGLLNGYLTAYRGIPSFIVGLGGMLAYRGVLLGITGGITIAPVSEPMVYLGQGYLPAVPGIVLGIGLFLLAAFLTWRARASRAQHGLPQTAPWADGLRLAVIGAVLYAFVQTLNGYEGIPLPVLLLLALLGLFSYITSQTVFGRRIYAVGSNMEATRLSGINVKAVKLWIFGIMGLMCALAGLINTGRLAAGSPSAGTFSELDAIAACFIGGTSMRGGSGTVYGALIGALVMASLDNGMSMLDVDTYWQMIVKGSILTLAVWVDVSTRAGRR; translated from the coding sequence ATGAAACCGCACAGTATCAAACAGCTGTTCACCCAATACAAGATGCTGGCCCTCCTGATCGCCGTGGCGCTGATCTGGGCCTTCTTTTCGTGGAAGACGGAGGGCAGTTTCCTCACGCCGCGCAACCTGTCGAACCTGCTGCGCCAGATGTCCGTCACCGGCATCCTCGCCTGCGGCATGGTGCTGGTGATTATCGCCGGCGAGATCGACCTGTCGATCGGCTCCCTGCTGGGGCTGCTCGGCGGCATCGCCGCCGTGCTGGACGTCACGCAGCACTGGCCGCTGGCGCTGAACCTGGCGGCCGTACTCGGCTGCGGCCTGGTGATCGGCCTCTTGAATGGCTACCTGACTGCCTACCGGGGTATCCCCTCCTTTATCGTGGGCCTGGGCGGCATGCTCGCGTATCGTGGCGTCCTGCTGGGCATCACGGGCGGCATCACGATCGCACCCGTCTCCGAGCCGATGGTTTACCTGGGGCAGGGCTATCTGCCCGCAGTGCCCGGCATCGTGCTGGGCATCGGCCTGTTCCTGCTGGCCGCCTTTTTGACGTGGCGCGCGCGCGCCAGCCGCGCGCAGCATGGCTTGCCGCAGACGGCGCCCTGGGCCGACGGCTTGCGCCTGGCCGTCATCGGCGCCGTGCTGTATGCCTTCGTGCAAACCCTGAACGGCTATGAAGGCATCCCGCTGCCCGTGCTGTTGCTGCTGGCCTTGCTGGGACTGTTCAGCTACATCACGAGCCAGACCGTGTTCGGCCGGCGCATCTACGCCGTCGGCAGCAATATGGAAGCGACGCGCCTGTCCGGCATCAACGTGAAAGCCGTCAAGTTGTGGATCTTCGGCATCATGGGCCTGATGTGTGCGCTGGCGGGCCTGATCAATACGGGCCGCCTGGCCGCCGGTTCGCCCTCGGCCGGCACCTTCAGCGAACTCGATGCGATTGCCGCCTGCTTCATCGGCGGCACCTCGATGCGCGGCGGCTCGGGCACCGTGTACGGCGCCCTGATCGGCGCGCTGGTCATGGCCAGCCTCGATAACGGCATGTCCATGCTGGACGTGGACACCTACTGGCAGATGATCGTGAAAGGCAGTATCCTCACTTTGGCCGTGTGGGTCGATGTCAGCACGCGAGCAGGGCGTCGTTAG
- a CDS encoding SDR family NAD(P)-dependent oxidoreductase, whose protein sequence is MQHATYPSLAGKRVVITGGGTGIGVAIVEAFARQGAHVTFLDIAREASLALQDKLAHLPQPPVFRYCDLTDLAALAATFAEIAHSAGATDILINNAANDDRHELQDVTPAYWDERMAVNLRHQYFCAQAVAPAMRAKGSGVILNLGSISWHLAQARLSIYMTAKAGIEGLTRGLARDLGVDGIRVNCIIPGAVRTPRQEKLWHTPEAEAVILQGQCLQLRVEPEDVAALALFLASDNAAKCAGREYYVDAGWYGA, encoded by the coding sequence ATGCAGCATGCAACTTACCCTAGCCTGGCCGGCAAGCGCGTCGTCATCACGGGCGGCGGCACCGGCATCGGCGTAGCCATCGTCGAGGCGTTCGCGCGCCAGGGCGCCCACGTCACCTTTCTCGACATCGCCCGCGAGGCGTCGCTGGCGCTGCAGGACAAGCTGGCCCACCTGCCGCAGCCGCCCGTTTTCCGCTATTGCGACCTGACGGACCTGGCCGCCCTGGCCGCCACCTTCGCCGAGATCGCACACAGCGCGGGCGCCACGGATATCCTCATCAACAATGCGGCCAATGACGACCGCCACGAACTGCAGGACGTCACGCCCGCCTACTGGGACGAGCGCATGGCCGTCAACCTGCGCCACCAGTATTTCTGCGCCCAGGCCGTGGCGCCCGCCATGCGCGCCAAGGGCAGCGGCGTGATCCTCAACCTGGGGTCGATTTCCTGGCACCTGGCGCAAGCGCGCCTGTCGATCTACATGACGGCCAAAGCCGGCATCGAGGGCCTGACCCGCGGCCTGGCGCGCGACCTGGGCGTCGACGGCATCCGCGTCAACTGCATCATTCCCGGCGCCGTGCGCACGCCGCGCCAGGAAAAACTGTGGCATACGCCGGAAGCGGAAGCCGTAATCCTGCAGGGCCAATGCCTGCAGCTGCGCGTGGAGCCGGAAGACGTGGCGGCGCTGGCGCTGTTCCTCGCGTCGGACAACGCGGCCAAGTGCGCGGGACGCGAATACTACGTCGACGCAGGCTGGTACGGCGCATGA
- a CDS encoding IlvD/Edd family dehydratase produces MSTAGNRQARRFRSQDWFDNPDHIDMTALYLERFMNYGITAEELRSGRPIIGIAQSGSDISPCNRIHLELAQRVRDGIRDAGGIPMEFPLHPIFENCRRPTAALDRNLAYLGLVEILHGYPIDAVVLTTGCDKTTPAQLMAAATVDIPAIVLSGGPMLDGWMDGELVGSGAAIWKGRRQLSAGLIDNDKFLQIAAASAPSAGHCNTMGTASTMNALAEALGMSLTGCSAIPAPYRERGQIAYETGRRIVAMAHDDVRPSSILTREAFLDAIIVNAAIGGSTNAQPHLMAMARHAGVELHSSDWMEHGYDVPLLLNMQPAGKYLGERFHRAGGVPAVMWELQQAGLLHADRLTVTGQSMAANLAGRESTDREMIRPFAAPLKEKAGFMALQGNLFDFAIMKTSVISPAFRERYLSRPGSEGVFEARAIVFDGSADYHARINDPALNIDDSCMLVMRGAGPVGWPGSAEVVNMQPPDALLKAGILNLPTLGDGRQSGTSDSPSILNASPESAVGGGLALLRTGDIIRVDLNGGQCDMLVDAGELARRAQELPPPVNDSATPWQEIYRASVGQLETGACMELALKYRAVGQTLPRHNH; encoded by the coding sequence ATGAGCACCGCAGGCAACCGCCAGGCGCGGCGCTTCCGTTCGCAGGACTGGTTCGACAATCCCGACCACATCGACATGACGGCGCTGTACCTCGAGCGCTTCATGAACTATGGCATCACGGCCGAGGAACTGCGTTCGGGCCGGCCCATCATCGGCATTGCGCAAAGCGGCAGCGACATCAGTCCCTGCAACCGCATCCACCTGGAGCTGGCGCAGCGCGTGCGCGACGGCATCCGCGACGCGGGCGGCATCCCGATGGAATTCCCGCTGCACCCGATTTTTGAAAATTGCCGCCGTCCCACGGCCGCGCTGGACCGCAACCTCGCGTATCTGGGCCTGGTGGAAATCCTGCATGGCTACCCGATCGACGCCGTGGTGCTGACGACGGGCTGCGACAAGACGACGCCGGCGCAATTGATGGCCGCCGCCACGGTGGACATTCCCGCCATCGTGCTGTCGGGCGGCCCCATGCTCGACGGCTGGATGGACGGCGAACTGGTGGGTTCCGGCGCGGCCATCTGGAAGGGCCGCCGCCAGCTGTCCGCCGGCTTGATCGACAATGACAAATTCCTGCAGATCGCCGCCGCCTCCGCGCCGTCGGCCGGTCATTGCAACACCATGGGCACGGCATCGACCATGAATGCGCTGGCGGAAGCCTTGGGCATGTCGCTGACGGGCTGCTCGGCGATTCCCGCGCCATACCGCGAACGGGGCCAGATCGCCTATGAAACGGGACGCCGCATCGTCGCCATGGCGCATGACGACGTGCGCCCGTCGAGCATTCTCACGCGCGAGGCGTTTTTGGACGCCATCATCGTCAACGCGGCCATCGGCGGCTCGACCAACGCCCAGCCGCACCTGATGGCCATGGCGCGCCATGCGGGCGTGGAATTGCATTCGAGCGACTGGATGGAACACGGCTACGACGTGCCGCTGCTGTTGAACATGCAGCCGGCCGGGAAGTATTTGGGCGAGCGCTTCCACCGCGCCGGTGGCGTGCCGGCCGTCATGTGGGAGCTGCAGCAGGCGGGCTTGCTGCATGCGGACCGGTTGACGGTCACGGGCCAGAGCATGGCGGCGAACCTGGCCGGACGCGAAAGTACTGATCGCGAGATGATCCGCCCGTTTGCCGCTCCGCTGAAGGAAAAGGCCGGTTTCATGGCCTTGCAGGGCAACCTGTTCGACTTCGCCATCATGAAGACCAGCGTGATTTCGCCCGCTTTCCGCGAGCGCTACCTGTCGCGTCCCGGCAGCGAAGGCGTGTTCGAGGCGCGCGCCATCGTCTTTGACGGTTCTGCCGACTACCACGCGCGCATCAACGACCCGGCGCTCAACATCGACGACAGCTGCATGCTGGTCATGCGCGGCGCAGGTCCCGTGGGCTGGCCCGGTTCGGCCGAAGTGGTCAACATGCAGCCGCCCGACGCCTTGCTCAAAGCCGGCATTCTGAACCTGCCGACCCTGGGCGACGGGCGCCAGTCGGGCACCTCGGACAGCCCGTCGATCCTGAACGCGTCGCCGGAAAGCGCCGTGGGCGGCGGCCTGGCGCTGTTGCGCACGGGCGACATCATCCGCGTGGACTTGAACGGGGGCCAGTGCGACATGCTGGTCGATGCTGGCGAACTGGCGCGCCGCGCGCAGGAGCTGCCGCCGCCCGTCAACGACAGCGCCACGCCGTGGCAGGAAATCTACCGCGCCAGCGTGGGCCAGCTGGAAACGGGCGCCTGCATGGAGTTGGCCCTGAAATACCGTGCCGTGGGCCAGACCCTGCCGCGCCATAACCATTAG